A single region of the Acanthopagrus latus isolate v.2019 chromosome 11, fAcaLat1.1, whole genome shotgun sequence genome encodes:
- the fam43a gene encoding protein FAM43A, translating into MLPWKKNKFDLIEEDKQSKQKGYAVSLNYSVLTSFAKSCPESALNRVGSMFKSKRKKVKITSEDPTYTVLYLGNATTIQSKGDGCTDVAVSKIWGKSEMGKNGTKMRLTISSQGIRMVHVDDKARRPGHLYLLHRITYCVADPRLPKIFAWIYRHEMKHKAVMLRCHAVLVSKPEKAKAMALLLYQTSATALAEFKRLKRRDDARHQQQQLIGEQTIPLVPLRKLLNGQCYYKPPVERSRSAPKLGSITEDLVGEEEEEKAMHFECEDILDTDGDCVANGKQELTQIINDLGEMSIGNDVQTLKADLRVTRLLSGESTGSESSIESNQEPPLLTNGFEEVKVQEIA; encoded by the coding sequence ATGCTGCCTTGGAAGAAGAATAAGTTCGACCTGATTGAGGAAGACAAGCAGTCCAAGCAGAAGGGCTATGCGGTGAGCCTCAACTACTCCGTGCTCACGTCCTTCGCCAAGTCCTGCCCGGAGAGCGCGCTCAACAGGGTGGGCAGCATGTTCAAGTCCAAGAGGAAAAAGGTGAAGATCACCAGCGAGGACCCCACGTACACGGTGCTCTACCTGGGCAACGCCACCACCATCCAGTCCAAAGGGGACGGCTGCACGGACGTGGCCGTGAGCAAGATCTGGGGCAAGAGCGAAATGGGCAAGAACGGCACCAAGATGAGGCTGACCATCAGCTCGCAGGGCATCCGGATGGTGCATGTGGACGACAAGGCCAGGAGGCCGGGACACTTGTACTTGCTGCACCGGATAACCTACTGCGTCGCGGACCCGAGGCTCCCCAAGATCTTCGCCTGGATTTACAGGCACGAAATGAAGCACAAGGCCGTGATGCTGCGCTGCCACGCAGTGCTGGTGTCCAAGCCGGAGAAGGCGAAAGCCATGGCGCTGCTGCTGTACCAGACCTCGGCCACAGCCTTGGCCGAGTTTAAGAGACTAAAACGGAGGGACGATGCCcggcaccagcagcagcagctcatagGGGAGCAGACCATCCCGCTGGTCCCcctcaggaagctgctgaacGGACAGTGTTACTACAAACCCCCGGTGGAGCGCAGCCGGAGCGCGCCCAAGCTGGGCTCCATCACGGAGGACTTGgtcggggaggaggaggaggagaaagcgATGCACTTTGAGTGTGAGGACATTCTGGACACGGACGGTGATTGTGTTGCCAACGGTAAACAGGAGTTGACTCAGATCATTAACGACTTGGGAGAGATGAGCATAGGGAACGACGTGCAGACACTGAAAGCCGACCTGAGAGTCACCAGGCTGCTCTCTGGAGAGAGCACGGGGAGCGAGTCCTCCATAGAGAGCAACCAGGAGCCCCCCCTGCTCACCAACGGGTTCGAGGAGGTAAAGGTGCAGGAAATTGCCTGA
- the LOC119028897 gene encoding C-type mannose receptor 2-like, with amino-acid sequence MMKRILLGVICLSGWRIFSSCLLHQYHYVADPMNWTEAQTYCRETYTDLATIESTEEMNQLISKVSPSGLNSEVWIGLYKYIDWRWSDNYTGPGADYRNWRSGSPGNYLCGMSDTSTKQWWGWDCSSSYPFVCNNGTQKDPKFVYVSSAMSWTSAQKYCREKFTDLATVRSDAENQAMHAVALSAYPWFGLHIDPNSYWSDASNSLFRHWEGASLPVGSMSVVCGVAALQNSGKWKFFQCETRLPFVCYSVPPPPVKRQIVKLRIKRGGSSVDLNDPAVKADILKQLQVRLTEKRMSGVTLKWREQPDGKVFHKEEESSRRNKRKKSEL; translated from the exons ATGATGAAGCGGATCTTGCTGGgtgtcatctgtctgtcag GGTGGCGCATCTTCTCCTcgtgcctcctccatcagtacCACTATGTGGCTGATCCTATGAATTGGACTGAAGCTCAGACCTACTGCAGAGAGACGTACACAGACCTGGCCACCATTGAAAGCACTGAAGAAATGAACCAACTCATCAGCAAGGTTTCACCTTCTGGCTTAAATTCTGAAGTCTGGATTGGCCTGTACAAATATATTGACTGGAGGTGGTCAGACAACTACACTGGGCCTGGAGCTGATTATAGGAACTGGCGATCGGGCTCACCGGGCAATTATTTATGTGGTATGAGTGACACTAGTACCAAACAATGGTGGGGATGGGACTGCTCATCGTCCTACCCATTTGTCTGTAATAACG GAACACAGAAGGATCCTAAATTTGTTTATGTGTCTTCGGCCATGAGTTGGACCAGTGCTCAGAAGTACTGCAGGGAGAAATTCACTGACCTGGCCACTGTGAGGAGTGATGCTGAGAACCAGGCTATGCATGCAGTGGCGCTTTCTGCATATCCATGGTTTGGTTTGCACATAGATCCTAACAGTTACTGGTCTGATGCAAGTAACTCCTTGTTCAGACACTGGGAAGGAGCCTCACTCCCAGTTGGCTCGATGAGTGTTGTATGTGGTGTTGCAGCTTTGCAGAATTCGGGAAAATGGAagttttttcagtgtgaaacTCGACTCCCGTTTGTCTGCTACAGTGTCCCTCCACCACCCG TGAAGAGGCAGATAGTGAAGCTGAGGATAAAGCGAGGGGGCTCCTCTGTGGATCTCAATGACCCTGCTGTGAAAGCTGACATCCTGAAACAG CTCCAGGTCAGGTTGACGGAGAAGAGAATGAGCGGAGTCACCCTGAAGTGGAGAGAGCAGCCCGATGGGAAAGTCTTCCACAAGGAGGAAGAAAGCTCTCggaggaataaaagaaaaaagtctgagCTCTGA
- the lsg1 gene encoding large subunit GTPase 1 homolog gives MGKKKAGGGVGLGRALIKERLQAGRGNKRGDSWLHTSELNDGYDWGRLNLQSVTEQSSMDDFLATAELAGTEFVAEKLNIKFVPVEARAGLLTAEEKSRLATLHEENKHFLRIPRRPHWDESTSPEALQQAEKDSFLEWRRELAELEEEQKLILTPFERNLEFWRQLWRVIERSDVVIQIVDARNPLLFRCPDLELYVKEVSKHKVNMLLVNKADLLTREQRRAWARHFQKEGLRAVFWSALAEGNRLDAEEKGMEVDDPEFGESEPEDEGQPDNEDVTEKGAHRDEEVKAEEEVGDEESGTEEEEQEKISVEEEDWYTCSEDEHEEEKGTARSSGEATFYNSSRLLHKDELLEVFKAAHNGQKCKDGQLTVGLVGYPNVGKSSTINTILRNKKVSVSATPGHTKHFQTLYVEPGLCLCDCPGLVMPSFVSTKAEMICSGILPIDQMRDHVPAVSLICQTIPRHVLEGTYGINIIRPREDEDPDRHPTYEELLMAYGYMRGFMTSHGQPDQSRSARYILKDYVNGKLLYCHPPPHIKAEDFQPQHNKFLKKDLDCCDLSSTTSNKKIKRIENVVDKNFFHQENVRALSKGVQSVMGYKPGSGPVGPGKAGSEAAPGKPWKKHGNRNKKEKVRRLNKHLDA, from the exons ATGGGCAAGAAGAAGGCCGGCGGAGGAGTCGGACTGGGCCGAGCTCTGATAAAAGAGAGACTTCAGGCAGGCCGAGGAAACAAGAGAGGCGACTCATGG CTCCACACCAGTGAGCTGAATGATGGCTATGACTGGGGGAGGCTGAACCTGCAGTCAGTGACAGAACAGAGCTCCATGGATGACTTTCTGGCCACTGCCGAACTGGCTGGAACAGAATTTGTTGCAG AAAAACTCAACATCAAGTTTGTGCCAGTGGAAGCTAGAGCAGGTTTGTTAACAGCTGAGGAGAAATCCAGGCTGGCAACGCTGCATGAAGAGAACAAGCATTTCCTCAGAATTCCACGGCG CCCCCACTGGGATGAGAGCACCAGTCCAGAGGCGCTTCAGCAAGCAGAGAAAGACAGCTTCTTGGAGTGGAGACGAGAGCTTGCCGA GCTGGAAGAGGAACAGAAGTTAATTCTCACCCCATTCGAGAGGAATCTGGAGTTCTGGAGACAACTGTGGAGAGTGATCGAGAGGAG TGATGTCGTCATTCAAATTGTTGATGCCAGAAATCCTTTGCTGTTCAGATGTCCTGACCTG GAGTTGTACGTAAAGGAAGTGTCAAAGCATAAGGTAAATATGCTGCTGGTGAATAAGGCAGACCTGTTGACCAGGGAACAGAGGCGGGCCTGGGCCAGACACTTCCAGAAAGAGGGGCTGAGGGCAGTTTTCTGGTCTGCCCTGGCTGAGGGCAACAGACTGGATGCAGAAGAAAAG GGCATGGAAGTGGACGATCCAGAGTTTGGAGAAAGCGAGCCAGAAGATGAAGGACAGCCAGACAACGAAGATGTGACCGAAAAGGGGGcacacagagatgaagaggtgaaggcagaagaggaggtgggggatGAAGAGAGTGgtacagaggaagaggagcaggagaagatATCTGTAGAAGAGGAGGACTGGTACACCTGCTCAGAAGACGAGcatgaggaagagaaagggacTGCTCGTTCATCCGGGGAAGCCACCTTCTACAACTCCAGCCGTCTGCTGCATAAGGATgagctgctggaagtgtttaAGGCTGCTCACAACGGGCAGAAATGTAAAGATGGACAACTGACAGTCGGACTG GTCGGTTATCCAAATGTTGGTAAGAGTTCTACCATCAACACTATTCTAAGGAACAAGAAGGTTTCCGTTTCAGCCACTCCGGGACACACTAAGCACTTTCAG ACTCTGTACGTGGAGCCAGGTCTGTGCCTCTGTGACTGCCCGGGTCTGGTGATGCCCTCCTTTGTTTCTACCAAAGCTGAGATGATCTGCTCTGGGATCTTGCCCATCGACCAGATGAGAGATCACGTACCTGCAGTCTCACTT ATATGTCAGACGATCCCTCGGCACGTGTTAGAGGGCACCTATGGCATCAACATCATCCGACCACGAGAAGACGAAGACCCTGACCGGCACCCAACTTACGAGGAGTTGTTGATGGCTTATGGAT ACATGAGAGGCTTCATGACGTCTCATGGCCAGCCCGATCAGTCCAGATCAGCCCGGTACATCCTGAAGGATTATGTCAAC GGAAAGCTTCTGTACTGCCACCCCCCTCCACATATTAAAGCTGAAGACTTCCAGCCGCAGCACAACAAGTTCCTGAAAAAAGACTTGGACTGCTGTGACCTCTCCTCAACAACAAGCAATAAGAAAATCAAGAGAATTGAAAATGTAGTCGACAAGAACTTCTTCCATCAG GAGAATGTACGGGCGCTCTCCAAGGGGGTTCAGTCTGTCATGGGCTACAAGCCAGGCAGTGGACCTGTCGGCCCAGGAAAAGCTGGATCAGAAGCAGCGCCGGGAAAACCCTGGAAGAAACACGGCAACAGgaacaagaaagagaaagtaCGCCGTCTGAACAAACATCTGGACGCCTGA